A single genomic interval of Nonomuraea rubra harbors:
- a CDS encoding succinate dehydrogenase/fumarate reductase iron-sulfur subunit, whose protein sequence is MNLTLRVWRQSGPSDKGRMVTYKVEDVSPDMSFLEMLDVLNEKLILEGDDPIAFDHDCREGICGMCGMVINGVAHGEQRATTTCQLHMRHFEDGAEITIEPWRAAPFPVVKDLVVDRSAFDRIIQAGGFVSVPAGSAPDAHSVPVRKEDADSAFDAATCIGCGACVAACPNGSASLFTAAKITHLSLLPQGQPERLSRAKAMVDQMDAEGFGGCTNTGECTAVCPKGIPLDTIAQMNSDYLKANAK, encoded by the coding sequence GTGAACCTGACTCTTCGTGTCTGGCGCCAGAGCGGACCGTCGGACAAGGGCCGGATGGTGACGTACAAGGTGGAGGACGTCTCCCCGGACATGTCCTTCCTGGAGATGCTCGACGTCCTCAACGAGAAGCTGATCCTGGAGGGCGACGACCCGATCGCCTTCGACCACGACTGCCGCGAAGGCATCTGCGGCATGTGCGGCATGGTCATCAACGGCGTCGCCCACGGCGAGCAGCGCGCCACCACGACCTGCCAGCTCCACATGCGCCACTTCGAGGACGGCGCCGAGATCACCATCGAGCCGTGGCGCGCCGCCCCCTTCCCGGTCGTCAAGGACCTGGTGGTGGACCGCAGCGCGTTCGACCGCATCATCCAGGCGGGCGGCTTCGTCTCCGTCCCGGCCGGCTCCGCCCCGGACGCCCACAGCGTCCCGGTGCGCAAGGAGGACGCCGACTCGGCCTTCGACGCGGCCACCTGCATCGGCTGCGGGGCCTGCGTCGCGGCCTGCCCGAACGGCTCCGCCTCCCTCTTCACCGCCGCCAAGATCACCCACCTCAGCCTGCTTCCCCAGGGGCAGCCGGAGCGGCTGTCCCGCGCCAAGGCGATGGTGGACCAGATGGACGCCGAGGGGTTCGGCGGCTGCACGAACACGGGCGAATGCACGGCGGTGTGCCCGAAGGGCATCCCGCTGGACACTATCGCCCAGATGAACAGCGAC